In a genomic window of Micromonospora cremea:
- the polA gene encoding DNA polymerase I, which produces MTATTPRLLLVDGHSLAYRAFFALPVENFSTTTGQPTNAVYGFTSMLINVLRDEQPTHIVVAFDVSRRSFRTEKYAEYKAGRSETPTDFKGQVSLVKEVLAALQIPVVEMEGYEADDVIATLACQARDQGMTVLISTGDRDAFQLVGDQVTVLYPRKGVSDLARMDPAAIEAKYGVGPERYRDLAALVGETSDNLPGVPGVGPKTAAKWITTYGGVDGVIARADEIKGKAGDSLRERLADVIRNYEINCLVSDLELPLRPEDTRWAGWDREAVHQVFDTLEFRILRDRLYQYLESVEPEAESGFDLTGEVLTAPGALAGWLAAHAPTGTPVGMAVKLDTGPNRRHSASVAGLALATAGGAAAWVDPAGLDPADESALAGWLADAQRPKVLHDSKPAVLACGAHGWELAGIVRDTQIAAYLARPDQRSYDLSDLALRYLHRELRVDAPETGQLTLDGLGDEGVAEQNLMLQARATLDLADAIDAELSRDGEQSARLMAGVELPLMRVLAAMESTGIAADTHYLSELEAHFAAEVKAAAQGAYEAVGREFNLGSPKQLQEILFTELGLPKTKKIKTGYTTDADALQWLYAQNPHPVLAHLLRHRDVAKLKSTVDGLLKSVSDDGRIHTTFNQTVAATGRLSSTEPNLQNIPIRTEEGRRIRRAFVVGEGYECLLTADYSQIEMRIMAHLSSDDALIEAFNSGADFHAVTASSVFGVPVDEVTPDQRRKIKAMNYGLAYGLSAFGLSQQLSIGTEEARGLMENYFAGFGGVRDYLHQVVARARQDGYTSTILGRRRYLPDLGSDNRQRRDIAERMALNAPIQGSAADIIKLAMLHVDTALGEVGLRSRMLLQVHDELVFEVAPGEREALEALVRREMGEAYPLSVPLEVSVGEGRDWNSADH; this is translated from the coding sequence GTGACAGCTACGACGCCGCGCCTGCTCCTCGTCGACGGACACTCCCTGGCATACCGGGCGTTCTTCGCCCTGCCGGTGGAAAACTTCTCCACCACGACGGGCCAGCCCACCAACGCGGTCTACGGCTTCACCTCGATGCTGATCAACGTGCTGCGTGACGAGCAGCCCACGCACATCGTCGTCGCCTTCGACGTTTCCCGCCGCTCCTTCCGCACGGAGAAGTACGCGGAGTACAAGGCCGGCCGCAGCGAGACCCCGACCGACTTCAAGGGCCAGGTCAGCCTGGTCAAGGAGGTCCTGGCCGCGCTGCAGATCCCGGTGGTGGAGATGGAGGGCTACGAGGCCGACGACGTCATCGCCACGCTTGCCTGCCAGGCCCGTGACCAGGGCATGACGGTGCTGATCAGCACCGGTGACCGGGACGCCTTCCAGTTGGTCGGCGACCAGGTAACGGTGCTCTACCCGCGCAAGGGCGTCTCCGACCTGGCCCGGATGGACCCGGCGGCGATCGAGGCGAAGTACGGCGTCGGTCCGGAGCGCTACCGCGACCTGGCCGCGCTGGTCGGCGAGACCAGCGACAACCTGCCCGGCGTTCCGGGCGTCGGCCCGAAGACGGCGGCCAAGTGGATCACCACGTACGGCGGGGTGGATGGCGTGATCGCCCGCGCGGACGAGATCAAGGGCAAGGCCGGCGACAGCCTGCGCGAGCGGCTCGCCGACGTGATCCGCAACTACGAGATCAACTGCCTTGTCTCCGACCTGGAGCTGCCGCTGCGCCCGGAGGACACCCGGTGGGCCGGGTGGGACCGGGAGGCGGTGCACCAGGTCTTCGACACCCTGGAGTTCCGCATCCTGCGCGACCGGCTCTACCAGTACCTGGAGTCGGTCGAGCCGGAGGCCGAGTCCGGCTTCGACCTCACCGGCGAGGTGCTCACCGCGCCCGGCGCGCTGGCCGGCTGGCTGGCCGCGCACGCCCCGACCGGCACCCCGGTCGGGATGGCGGTCAAGCTCGACACCGGCCCCAACCGCCGGCACAGCGCCTCCGTCGCCGGCCTGGCGCTGGCCACCGCCGGCGGCGCGGCGGCCTGGGTCGACCCGGCGGGGCTCGACCCGGCCGACGAGAGTGCGCTGGCCGGCTGGCTGGCCGACGCGCAGCGGCCCAAGGTGTTGCACGACAGCAAGCCGGCCGTGCTGGCCTGCGGCGCGCACGGCTGGGAGCTGGCCGGCATCGTCCGGGACACCCAGATCGCCGCGTACCTGGCCCGCCCCGACCAGCGGTCCTACGACCTCAGCGACCTGGCGCTGCGCTACCTGCACCGCGAGCTGCGGGTGGACGCGCCGGAGACCGGCCAGCTCACCCTCGACGGGCTGGGCGACGAGGGCGTGGCCGAGCAGAACCTCATGCTCCAGGCCCGCGCCACCCTCGACCTGGCCGACGCGATCGACGCCGAGCTGTCCCGCGACGGTGAGCAGTCCGCCCGGCTGATGGCCGGGGTGGAGCTGCCGCTGATGCGGGTGCTGGCCGCCATGGAGAGCACCGGCATCGCCGCCGACACGCACTACCTGTCGGAGCTGGAGGCGCACTTCGCCGCCGAGGTGAAGGCCGCCGCGCAGGGCGCGTACGAGGCGGTGGGCCGGGAGTTCAACCTCGGCTCGCCCAAGCAGTTGCAGGAGATCCTCTTCACCGAGCTGGGCCTGCCCAAGACCAAGAAGATCAAGACCGGTTACACCACCGACGCGGACGCTCTGCAGTGGCTCTACGCGCAGAATCCGCACCCGGTGCTGGCCCACCTGCTGCGCCACCGGGACGTGGCCAAGCTCAAGTCGACCGTCGACGGTCTGCTCAAGTCGGTCTCCGACGACGGCCGGATCCACACCACCTTCAACCAGACGGTGGCGGCCACCGGGCGGCTCTCCTCCACCGAGCCCAACCTGCAGAACATCCCGATCCGCACTGAGGAGGGCCGGCGGATCCGCCGGGCGTTCGTGGTGGGCGAGGGCTACGAGTGCCTGCTGACCGCCGACTACAGCCAGATCGAGATGCGCATCATGGCGCACCTGTCCTCGGACGACGCGCTGATCGAGGCGTTCAACTCCGGCGCCGACTTCCACGCGGTGACCGCCTCGTCGGTCTTCGGAGTGCCGGTCGACGAGGTCACCCCGGACCAGCGCCGCAAGATCAAGGCGATGAACTACGGCCTGGCGTACGGGCTGAGCGCGTTTGGGCTGTCCCAGCAGCTCAGCATCGGCACCGAAGAGGCACGCGGGCTGATGGAGAACTACTTCGCCGGGTTCGGCGGGGTGCGTGACTACCTGCACCAGGTGGTTGCCCGGGCCCGCCAGGACGGCTACACCTCGACCATCCTGGGCCGGCGTCGCTACCTGCCGGATCTGGGCAGTGACAACCGGCAGCGCCGCGACATCGCCGAGCGGATGGCGCTCAACGCCCCGATCCAGGGCTCGGCGGCCGACATCATCAAGCTGGCGATGCTGCACGTCGACACGGCGCTGGGCGAGGTCGGGCTGCGCTCCCGGATGCTGTTGCAGGTGCACGACGAGTTGGTCTTCGAGGTCGCGCCGGGTGAGCGCGAGGCGCTGGAGGCGCTGGTCCGGCGGGAGATGGGTGAGGCGTACCCGCTGTCGGTGCCGCTGGAGGTGTCGGTCGGCGAGGGTCGGGACTGGAACAGCGCCGACCACTGA
- a CDS encoding ABC transporter ATP-binding protein, protein MTLLELENVAVAYGRIEALHGISLTVNEGEVVALIGANGAGKTTTMRAISGTRSLATGKITFNGEDISKLRADLRVVRGLCQSPEGRQIFPGMTVMENLDMGAYTRRDSAGIAADLDRVLTLFPRLAERRKQAGGTLSGGEQQMLAVGRALMSRPKLLLLDEPSMGLAPLVIRQIFDIITEINQQGTTILLVEQNAQQALSRAHRGYVLETGQIVKEGSGQDLLHDPSVKEAYLGVA, encoded by the coding sequence ATGACGCTGCTTGAGCTCGAGAACGTCGCCGTTGCCTACGGCCGGATCGAGGCGCTGCACGGCATCAGCCTCACCGTGAACGAGGGCGAGGTGGTGGCCCTGATCGGCGCGAACGGCGCCGGTAAGACCACCACCATGCGGGCCATCTCCGGGACCCGGTCGCTCGCCACCGGAAAGATCACGTTCAATGGCGAGGACATCAGCAAGCTCCGGGCCGACCTGCGGGTGGTCCGGGGGCTGTGTCAGTCGCCGGAGGGGCGGCAGATCTTCCCGGGCATGACGGTCATGGAGAACCTGGACATGGGGGCGTACACCCGGCGGGACTCCGCCGGCATCGCCGCCGACCTGGACCGGGTGCTGACCCTCTTCCCGCGGCTGGCCGAGCGGCGCAAGCAGGCCGGCGGCACGCTCTCCGGCGGCGAGCAGCAGATGCTCGCGGTCGGCCGGGCGCTGATGAGCCGGCCGAAGCTGCTGCTGCTCGACGAGCCGTCGATGGGTCTGGCCCCGTTGGTGATCCGGCAGATCTTCGACATCATCACGGAGATCAACCAGCAGGGCACCACGATCCTGCTGGTGGAGCAGAACGCCCAGCAGGCGCTCTCCCGGGCGCACCGCGGCTACGTGCTGGAGACCGGTCAGATCGTGAAGGAGGGGTCCGGTCAGGACCTGCTGCACGATCCGTCGGTCAAGGAGGCGTACCTCGGCGTGGCCTGA
- a CDS encoding ABC transporter ATP-binding protein — protein sequence MSDQTTSTAAPKIPTQPGPRSVLLEVDDVTLRFGGVVALDKINFQIYEGEILGLIGPNGAGKTTSFNVMTGVYKPTSGAVRFRGQKVTGRKPHQISQLGISRTFQNIRLFPEMTALENVMVGTDSRHKTSVPGALFRLYRVRPKPEELPQVTAESGIVRTWQQVRLSAAKIFGLSRHILEERAAESKALELLRFVGIADRANDEARNLPYGYQRRLEIARALATEPKLICLDEPAAGFNPAEKEDLLNLIRRIRDMGLTVLLIEHDMRLVMGVTDRIVVLEFGRKIAEGAPAEVSRDPKVIAAYLGEPADDAA from the coding sequence ATGTCTGACCAGACCACCAGCACCGCGGCGCCGAAGATCCCGACTCAGCCGGGACCGCGGTCGGTACTGCTCGAAGTCGACGACGTCACGCTCCGCTTCGGCGGCGTGGTCGCCCTCGACAAGATCAATTTCCAGATCTACGAGGGCGAGATCCTCGGCCTCATCGGGCCGAACGGTGCCGGCAAGACCACCAGCTTCAACGTGATGACCGGGGTGTACAAGCCGACCTCCGGGGCGGTCCGGTTCCGCGGCCAGAAGGTGACCGGCCGCAAGCCGCACCAGATCAGCCAGTTGGGCATCTCCCGGACGTTCCAGAACATCCGTCTCTTCCCGGAGATGACGGCGCTGGAGAACGTCATGGTCGGCACGGACTCCCGGCACAAGACGAGCGTGCCCGGGGCGCTGTTCCGGCTCTACCGGGTTCGGCCCAAGCCGGAGGAGCTGCCGCAGGTCACCGCCGAGTCCGGGATCGTCCGGACCTGGCAGCAGGTGCGCCTGTCGGCCGCGAAGATCTTCGGTCTGTCCCGGCACATCCTCGAGGAGCGGGCGGCCGAGTCCAAGGCGCTCGAGCTGCTGCGGTTCGTCGGGATCGCCGACCGGGCCAACGACGAGGCGCGCAACCTGCCGTACGGCTACCAGCGCCGATTGGAGATCGCCCGGGCGCTGGCCACCGAGCCGAAGCTGATCTGCCTGGACGAGCCGGCCGCCGGCTTCAACCCGGCGGAGAAGGAGGATCTCCTCAACCTGATCCGCAGGATCCGTGACATGGGCCTGACCGTCCTGCTCATCGAGCACGACATGCGGCTGGTCATGGGGGTCACCGACCGGATCGTGGTGCTGGAGTTCGGCCGCAAGATCGCCGAGGGCGCGCCCGCGGAGGTCAGCCGCGATCCGAAGGTGATCGCCGCATACCTGGGGGAGCCCGCCGATGACGCTGCTTGA
- a CDS encoding branched-chain amino acid ABC transporter permease, whose product MIDKIRSADRRRVSLLTSVGDRWRALTKWQQALGLAAFVAFLYYLPLLGIPGLTWLRTDSIDGGNNWAGVLFVCAIYVLVAIGLNVVVGLAGLLDLGYIGFFAIGAYSVALFGSVNSPVVKWIQQEFNLPPTWAVTWAICLFIAIVLTMISGVLLGWPTLRLRGDYLAIVTLGFGEIIRIVARNATGLTNGPVGISAIPGPEGAPAADNKYFGLIDAKPWYWLAITFVLIMVFLVRRLEHSRVGRAWLAVREDEDAAAVMGVYPFKFKLWAFAIGAALGGLSGFLFGSRNAFIDPTQFNANLSILFVAMVVVGGSGNMIGVSLGAVLLAYLPERFRDFADYRWLVFGLAMVLVMILRPQGLVPSRRRARELKDRAAEAEEAPAHV is encoded by the coding sequence ATGATCGACAAGATTCGCTCCGCTGATCGCCGCCGGGTGAGCCTGCTGACCAGTGTCGGCGACCGCTGGCGGGCGCTGACGAAGTGGCAGCAGGCCCTCGGGCTGGCCGCTTTCGTGGCGTTCCTCTACTACCTGCCGCTGCTCGGCATTCCGGGCCTGACCTGGTTGCGTACCGACTCGATCGACGGCGGTAACAACTGGGCGGGTGTGCTCTTCGTCTGCGCCATCTACGTGCTGGTCGCGATCGGCCTGAACGTGGTGGTCGGCCTCGCCGGCCTGCTCGACCTGGGTTACATCGGCTTCTTCGCCATCGGGGCGTACAGCGTGGCGCTGTTCGGTTCGGTGAACTCGCCGGTGGTGAAGTGGATCCAGCAGGAGTTCAACCTGCCGCCCACCTGGGCGGTGACCTGGGCGATCTGCCTGTTCATCGCGATCGTGCTGACGATGATCTCCGGGGTGCTGCTGGGCTGGCCGACGCTGCGGCTGCGCGGTGACTACCTGGCCATCGTGACGCTGGGCTTCGGCGAGATCATCCGGATCGTGGCCCGCAACGCCACCGGGCTGACCAACGGCCCGGTGGGCATCTCGGCCATCCCCGGCCCAGAGGGTGCGCCGGCAGCGGACAACAAGTACTTCGGCCTGATCGACGCGAAGCCCTGGTACTGGTTGGCGATCACCTTCGTGCTGATCATGGTGTTCCTGGTTCGCCGGCTGGAGCACAGCCGGGTCGGCCGGGCGTGGCTGGCCGTTCGGGAGGACGAGGACGCCGCCGCGGTGATGGGTGTGTACCCGTTCAAGTTCAAGCTCTGGGCGTTCGCCATCGGTGCGGCGCTCGGCGGCCTGTCGGGCTTCCTGTTCGGCAGCCGGAACGCGTTCATCGACCCGACCCAGTTCAACGCGAACCTGTCCATCCTCTTCGTCGCCATGGTGGTGGTCGGTGGCTCCGGCAACATGATCGGCGTCTCGCTCGGCGCGGTGCTGCTGGCGTACCTGCCGGAGCGGTTCCGCGACTTCGCCGACTACCGGTGGCTGGTCTTCGGTCTGGCCATGGTGCTCGTGATGATCCTGCGTCCGCAGGGCCTCGTCCCGAGCCGGCGGCGTGCCCGCGAGTTGAAGGACCGCGCGGCGGAGGCAGAGGAGGCACCAGCTCATGTCTGA
- a CDS encoding branched-chain amino acid ABC transporter permease, with protein MHFDELIGHLGQHTVDGLSKGAIYALIALGYTLVYGVLRLINFAHSEVFMVGTFAVLILWNQLGVENNPPVGQAILFLVLGLLVAAAASGGTALALERIAYRPLRRKNAPPLIFLITAIGLSLVFVELFGQVLPKLLGGVLPAAFGRPRQIVGMPTIIQQETLFTIGNTAITNIQVIVFVAAVAMMALLDWFINRTRYGRGVRAVAQNPETAALMGVNQERVIMLIFVLGGIMAGAAALLWSMRFGFTQNSIGFVLGLKAFTAAVLGGIGNLRGALLGGLFLGIVEVYGATLFASNWEDVIAFVVLIVVLMFRPTGLLGESLGRARA; from the coding sequence GTGCATTTCGATGAACTGATCGGCCATCTCGGCCAGCACACGGTCGATGGCCTGTCCAAGGGCGCCATCTACGCCCTGATCGCCCTCGGCTACACCCTCGTCTATGGCGTCCTTCGTCTGATCAACTTTGCCCACTCCGAGGTGTTCATGGTCGGTACCTTCGCGGTGCTGATCCTCTGGAACCAGCTCGGGGTGGAAAATAACCCGCCCGTCGGCCAGGCGATCCTGTTCCTGGTGCTCGGCCTGCTCGTCGCGGCGGCCGCCTCGGGCGGTACGGCTCTGGCGCTCGAGCGGATCGCGTACCGGCCTTTGCGGCGTAAGAACGCGCCGCCGCTGATCTTCCTGATCACCGCGATCGGTCTGTCGCTGGTCTTCGTGGAGCTCTTCGGGCAGGTGCTGCCCAAGCTGCTCGGTGGAGTGCTGCCGGCGGCGTTCGGCCGGCCCCGGCAGATCGTCGGTATGCCGACGATCATCCAGCAGGAGACCCTGTTCACCATCGGCAACACGGCGATCACGAACATCCAGGTGATCGTCTTCGTCGCGGCCGTGGCGATGATGGCGCTGCTGGACTGGTTCATCAACCGCACCCGGTACGGCCGCGGTGTGCGGGCGGTTGCCCAGAACCCGGAGACCGCCGCGCTGATGGGCGTCAACCAGGAGCGCGTGATCATGCTGATCTTCGTGCTCGGTGGGATCATGGCCGGTGCCGCCGCTCTGTTGTGGAGCATGCGGTTCGGCTTCACCCAGAACAGCATCGGCTTCGTGCTCGGCCTCAAGGCGTTCACCGCCGCGGTCCTGGGCGGCATCGGTAACCTGCGCGGCGCGCTGCTGGGTGGCCTCTTCCTCGGCATCGTCGAGGTCTACGGCGCCACGCTGTTCGCCTCCAACTGGGAGGACGTCATCGCCTTCGTGGTGCTGATCGTGGTGCTGATGTTCCGGCCGACCGGTCTGTTGGGCGAGTCGCTCGGGAGGGCCCGCGCATGA
- a CDS encoding branched-chain amino acid ABC transporter substrate-binding protein, translating into MRRSYVRALGTVALAATLVVAAGCQDSGGNEGGTASGDCGGKIAIFGAFTGDNAGLVIPSLNGAKLALKQFNEANPNCKVTMQEFDTQGDPAVATPFANQIAGDNSFLGVIGGHFSGESDATMPIYQAAGLAMVSPSATRTDLTQKGNTSFFRVVGNDGTQAGAVASYLKTQNAQKVFLIDDASAYGAGITEELGKQLGPLVVNKDKIQERQAQFDATISKIKSAQADTVFYGGYTREAAPLVKQMRAAGVQAKFVGPDGLYDPAFPAGASGGAEGAIITCPCLPADKAGGTFSADYQKEYGIPPGSYGAEGFDGAKIYLDAFKDGKKTRAEILAYVKAYDKQGVSKYIKFDAKGDVDPTKVVIWAYQIKGTAIEALQELKLS; encoded by the coding sequence GTGAGGCGAAGCTATGTACGGGCGCTGGGTACCGTTGCGCTCGCCGCGACCCTGGTGGTCGCGGCTGGTTGCCAGGATTCCGGTGGCAACGAGGGTGGGACCGCGTCCGGTGACTGCGGTGGCAAGATCGCGATCTTCGGCGCGTTCACGGGTGACAACGCGGGTCTGGTGATCCCGTCGCTGAACGGCGCGAAGCTCGCCCTGAAGCAGTTCAACGAGGCGAACCCGAACTGCAAGGTCACCATGCAGGAGTTCGACACCCAGGGTGACCCCGCGGTGGCGACCCCGTTCGCGAACCAGATCGCGGGTGACAACTCGTTCCTCGGTGTCATCGGTGGTCACTTCTCCGGTGAGTCGGACGCGACGATGCCGATCTACCAGGCCGCGGGCCTGGCGATGGTCAGCCCGTCGGCGACCCGTACCGACCTGACCCAGAAGGGCAACACGTCCTTCTTCCGGGTCGTCGGCAACGACGGCACGCAGGCCGGCGCGGTGGCGAGCTACCTGAAGACGCAGAACGCGCAGAAGGTCTTCCTGATCGATGACGCCAGCGCGTACGGCGCGGGCATCACCGAGGAGCTGGGCAAGCAGCTCGGCCCGCTGGTGGTGAACAAGGACAAGATCCAGGAGCGGCAGGCGCAGTTCGACGCCACCATCTCCAAGATCAAGTCTGCGCAGGCGGACACCGTCTTCTACGGCGGTTACACCCGTGAGGCCGCGCCGCTGGTGAAGCAGATGCGCGCCGCCGGTGTCCAGGCCAAGTTCGTCGGCCCGGACGGTCTCTACGACCCGGCCTTCCCGGCCGGTGCCTCCGGTGGCGCCGAGGGCGCCATCATCACCTGCCCGTGCCTCCCGGCCGACAAGGCCGGTGGCACCTTCTCCGCCGACTACCAGAAGGAGTACGGCATCCCGCCGGGCTCCTACGGTGCGGAGGGCTTCGACGGCGCGAAGATCTACCTGGACGCCTTCAAGGACGGCAAGAAGACCCGGGCGGAGATCCTGGCGTACGTCAAGGCGTACGACAAGCAGGGCGTGTCGAAGTACATCAAGTTCGATGCCAAGGGTGACGTCGACCCGACGAAGGTCGTCATCTGGGCCTACCAGATCAAGGGCACCGCGATCGAGGCGCTGCAGGAGCTCAAGCTCAGCTGA
- a CDS encoding ANTAR domain-containing response regulator, producing the protein MAETPTDAERRRVLIAEDEALIRLDLAEMLVEEGYEVVGEAGDGETAVRLAEELKPDLVILDIKMPIMDGLAAAERIAGARIAPVIILTAFSQRDLVERARAAGAMAYLVKPFQKSDLVPAVEIALSRYSEVAALEAEVAGLTDRLEIRKTVERAKGALMTTYGMTEPQAFKWIQRTAMDHRMTMKEVAERILAETAGGEVTQPTV; encoded by the coding sequence GTGGCCGAGACGCCGACGGATGCCGAGCGCAGGCGGGTGCTGATCGCCGAGGACGAGGCGCTGATCCGGCTCGACCTGGCCGAGATGCTGGTCGAAGAGGGCTACGAGGTGGTGGGGGAGGCCGGCGACGGCGAGACCGCCGTCCGCCTCGCCGAGGAGTTGAAGCCCGACCTGGTCATCCTCGACATCAAAATGCCGATCATGGATGGGCTGGCCGCCGCCGAGCGCATCGCCGGCGCCCGGATCGCCCCGGTGATCATCCTTACCGCGTTCAGCCAGCGTGACCTGGTGGAACGGGCGCGGGCGGCCGGCGCGATGGCGTACCTGGTGAAGCCCTTCCAGAAGAGCGACCTGGTCCCGGCGGTGGAGATCGCGCTGTCGCGTTACTCGGAGGTCGCCGCGCTGGAGGCGGAGGTGGCGGGCCTGACCGACCGCCTGGAGATCCGTAAGACGGTGGAACGCGCCAAGGGCGCGCTGATGACCACGTACGGGATGACCGAGCCGCAGGCGTTCAAGTGGATCCAGCGCACGGCGATGGACCACCGGATGACCATGAAGGAGGTCGCCGAGCGGATCCTCGCCGAGACCGCCGGCGGCGAAGTGACGCAGCCGACCGTCTGA
- a CDS encoding transcriptional regulator produces the protein MHPPQMRARARALRAHGHDIRSVARTLSLPYTTVWHWCVDRPEPATFGPALRCFRCSPDVDTPTDSAAYAYLLGVYLAGGHLVTTDRVPVLRVYCSDAWPDLIDAVAAAMKAVLANKVQHIQKQGCVAVQSTDRHWPCLLPQHGPGKKHERPIVLADWQRPIIESDPGHFLRGLFHSDGCRLANRVTVRGKEYVYPRYMFSNRSTDIMSLCQWALDLLGISWRMNLSWSLSVARRDAVAALDRHVSPKS, from the coding sequence GTGCATCCACCGCAGATGCGGGCACGAGCCCGCGCCCTCCGCGCTCACGGACACGACATCCGCTCGGTAGCCCGCACGCTTTCCCTGCCGTACACCACGGTCTGGCACTGGTGCGTCGATCGACCCGAGCCAGCGACGTTCGGCCCAGCCCTACGGTGCTTCCGTTGCTCGCCAGATGTCGACACTCCGACCGACTCCGCCGCCTACGCCTACCTGCTCGGCGTCTATCTCGCCGGTGGACACCTGGTGACGACCGATCGGGTGCCGGTACTGCGCGTCTACTGTTCCGACGCGTGGCCCGACCTCATCGACGCCGTTGCCGCGGCGATGAAAGCAGTCCTCGCCAACAAGGTCCAGCACATCCAGAAGCAGGGCTGCGTCGCGGTGCAGAGCACCGACAGGCACTGGCCCTGCCTGCTCCCGCAGCACGGGCCGGGCAAGAAGCACGAGCGGCCGATCGTCCTCGCCGACTGGCAGCGGCCGATCATCGAGAGCGATCCCGGCCACTTCCTGCGCGGCCTGTTCCACTCGGACGGCTGTCGGTTGGCCAATCGAGTGACGGTGCGGGGCAAGGAGTATGTCTACCCGCGCTACATGTTCTCGAACAGGTCGACCGACATCATGTCGTTGTGCCAGTGGGCGCTGGACCTGCTCGGCATCTCTTGGCGAATGAACCTGTCGTGGTCGCTGTCGGTGGCGCGGCGTGACGCCGTCGCCGCGCTGGACCGGCACGTCAGCCCGAAGTCCTGA
- a CDS encoding trans-sulfuration enzyme family protein, translating to MFDATGMTMVDTTAVHAGRDDLRALGVHVPPIDLSTTNPLPSVDAGGDAYEQLATGGLLPAEGSAVYQRLWNPTVARFETALAELEGTAQAVAFASGMAALTATLLAAARDGHRHIVAVRPLYGGTDHVLATGLLGTTVSWARPDEVAAAIRPDTALVIVETPANPTLDLVDIAAIATAAGDVPLLVDNTVATPVLQQPARHGAALVLHSATKSIGGHGDVLAGVVACDADWAVRLRQVRAVTGAILHPLGGYLLHRGLQTLPLRVRAQQATAEKLAGWLADHPAVHRVHHPSVHDPAALVGRQMAGPGSLLAFEVRGGAPAAAAVAGACRLITHAVSLGGVDTLIQHPASLTHRPVEGDAKPAAALLRLSVGLEDPEDLRADLAQALAILG from the coding sequence ATGTTCGACGCTACCGGCATGACGATGGTGGACACGACAGCCGTACACGCCGGCCGCGACGACCTGCGGGCGCTCGGCGTCCACGTACCGCCGATCGACCTGTCCACCACCAACCCGCTGCCCTCGGTCGACGCCGGTGGGGACGCCTACGAGCAGCTCGCCACCGGCGGCCTCCTTCCCGCCGAGGGCAGCGCCGTCTACCAACGGCTGTGGAACCCGACCGTGGCCCGCTTCGAGACCGCCCTCGCCGAGCTGGAAGGCACCGCCCAGGCCGTCGCCTTCGCCAGCGGCATGGCCGCGCTCACCGCCACCCTGCTCGCCGCCGCCCGGGACGGCCACCGCCACATCGTCGCCGTCCGACCGCTGTACGGCGGCACCGACCACGTGCTCGCCACCGGCCTGCTCGGTACCACCGTCAGCTGGGCCCGTCCCGACGAGGTCGCCGCCGCCATCCGCCCGGACACCGCGCTGGTCATCGTCGAGACGCCGGCCAACCCCACCCTCGACCTGGTCGACATCGCCGCCATCGCCACCGCCGCCGGCGACGTCCCGCTGCTGGTCGACAACACCGTCGCCACCCCCGTGCTGCAACAGCCGGCCCGGCACGGCGCCGCCCTCGTGCTGCACAGCGCCACCAAGAGCATCGGCGGGCACGGCGACGTCCTCGCGGGCGTCGTCGCCTGCGACGCCGACTGGGCCGTCCGACTGCGCCAGGTCCGCGCGGTCACCGGCGCGATCCTGCACCCGCTCGGCGGCTACCTGCTGCACCGCGGCCTGCAGACCCTGCCGCTGCGCGTCCGCGCCCAGCAGGCCACCGCCGAGAAGCTCGCCGGCTGGCTCGCCGACCACCCGGCCGTACACCGCGTGCACCACCCGTCGGTGCACGACCCGGCGGCGCTGGTCGGCCGGCAGATGGCCGGACCCGGCAGCCTGCTGGCCTTCGAGGTACGCGGCGGCGCACCCGCCGCGGCCGCCGTCGCCGGGGCCTGCCGGCTGATCACCCACGCGGTGTCCCTCGGCGGCGTGGACACCCTGATCCAGCACCCCGCCTCGCTCACCCACCGGCCGGTCGAGGGCGACGCGAAGCCCGCCGCCGCGCTGCTGCGGCTCTCGGTCGGGCTGGAGGACCCCGAGGACCTGCGCGCCGACCTCGCCCAGGCGCTCGCCATCCTCGGCTGA
- a CDS encoding Lrp/AsnC family transcriptional regulator has protein sequence MPPDPNDVRPYPALDEVDRAILTELAADGRLPNNALAERVGVAPSTCLTRTRALRERGAIRGFHAEVDPAALGLPLQALVSVRLTAHERAAVDAFRARSVRLPGVVSVFHVAGAEDYVLHVRAASGDALRDFVLDHLAVDPVVQHTQTSLIFEQARGMG, from the coding sequence ATGCCCCCTGATCCGAACGATGTGCGGCCGTACCCGGCCCTGGACGAGGTGGACCGCGCGATCCTGACCGAGCTGGCCGCGGACGGCCGGTTGCCGAACAACGCCCTCGCCGAGCGGGTGGGGGTGGCGCCCTCCACCTGCCTGACCCGCACCCGCGCGCTGCGCGAGCGCGGCGCGATCCGTGGCTTCCACGCCGAGGTTGACCCGGCCGCGCTCGGCCTGCCGTTGCAGGCGCTGGTGTCGGTCCGGCTGACGGCGCACGAGCGGGCCGCGGTGGACGCGTTCCGGGCCCGGTCGGTGCGGCTGCCCGGGGTGGTGTCGGTGTTCCACGTCGCCGGCGCGGAGGACTACGTGCTGCACGTGCGGGCCGCGTCCGGGGACGCGCTGCGCGACTTCGTGCTGGACCACCTCGCCGTCGATCCGGTGGTGCAGCACACCCAGACCAGCCTGATCTTCGAACAGGCCCGCGGGATGGGCTGA